GGCGAACACGGGGCCGGTGCCCCACGTCCCGATGGCCGCGGCGGACAGCGGCATGCTCAGCGGGGCGAAGCCCAGGCTCATCAGGCTGGCCACGGCGGTGACCCGGCCCAGGTAGGCGGGGTCGGACTGGGTCTGCAGCAGGGCCCCGCACATCGCGCCGCTGAGTCCGGCGAGCAGCCCGATCAGCAGGGCTGTGCCGACGGCGACGCCGATACCCGGCGCCTGGGCGAGGGCCCCGATCGCGACCGACCCGGCGATGATCGTGCCCGCCGCCACCCGCCCCGCGTGCGGCAGCCGCCCACGGACGGTGAGCAGCAGGGCCGCGGCACCCGCGCCGACGCCGAACCCGGCGAGTATCCAGCCCATCCCCGCGGCGCCCCAGCCTCGTTCGTCGGCGAGGAGGGTCAGGCCGACGTTGAGGGGGCCGACGAAGCCGAGGTCGCCGAGGGCGATGGCCAGCATCAGCGGGGCGAGGACACGGTGGCCGCGGATGTAGCGCAGGCCGGCCGTCAGGTCGCTCCAGGCGGTGCCGCGGGTCCCGGGCGTCCCGTCGTCGGCGGGCACCTCCCGTATGCGCACGGAGAGCAGCAGCGGCACGGACACGGCGATCAGCAGCCCCGCGAGGGCGAACGCCGCCGCCGAGCCGCCGACCGCCACGCCGAGCCCGCCGAGCGGTGCGCCGACGACGCTCGCGAAGCGGATGCCGAGACCTCGCATGCCCTGCACGCGCGCGAGCTGGTCGCGTGACGTCACGCGCGCGGGGAGGGCGCCCACGGCCGGCACGAACACCGCGTCGACGGCGCCGAAGACCAGGGCGAGCGCGGCCAGCGGCCACAGGCCCGGGCTGGTGAGGAACAGCAGCGCCGCCACCGCCAGCACCGCCGCGCAGCGCACCACGTCGCTCCCGATGACGACCCTGCGCGGCCCGAACCGGTCGGCGATCACTCCCCCGCCCAGCATCAGGACCGCCCGCGGCAGCGCGCTCGCCGACATCACGAGGCCGGCCTGCGAGGGGCTTCCGGCCTGTACGGCGGCCCAGGACAGGGCGATGTAGTAGACGCTGTCGCCGACCATCGAGGAGGTGTAGGCGGCGAGCCAGCGCAGGACGTTGCCGTCGCGGTGGGCGGGCCGGGGGGTGACGTCGGGCGCGGAGATGAGCGTGGCGGGCACGGAACCGGGTCCTCTCAGGCGCGGAAGGGGAACGCGTACGTGTGCACCGCGACGTTCTCGCGGCCCTCGGTGTCGCCCGCGGCGTCGGCGGCCCGGCCCCGCTCGTCGAACTGGTGCAGGAGCGCGAGCATCTCCTTGTTCAGCTCGGCCAGTTCGTCCGCGGTGAGGCGCAGTGCCGCCTCGGAGGACTCGGCCGCCCGGTTCCACTCGTGGCTCCAGTGGGCGCGTTCGTCGAGCCAGCGGCGGTACATGTCCATGCGCTGCTCGGCGAAGAGCCTGCTGGCCGCGGTGTGCGCGGCCGCTTCCTCGGGGGCGTCGCGGAAGTCCTCGTCGCGGATGCTCACGCCGTCCGAGGCGGGCTGCCACCACCTCTCCCGGCCGTCCGCGCTCTGCGGCCGGGCCTCTTCGATCAGGCCGTGCTCGGCGAGCTTGCGCAGGTGGTAGCTGACCAGCGAGACGGCCTCGTCGACCGCCTCGGCCAGCTGTGAGGCGGTCGCGACGCGGGCCAGGGTCAGATTCCGGTACAGCCTCATCCGCAGCGGGTGCGCGAGCGCCTTGAGGGTGCCCACGTCCGTGATCCGCCGGTCCCGTTCCTTGCCTGTCATGCCTCCACCGTAGATACGAAAGAAAAGTTGCGCAATGAATTTTGCGCAACTTCTCTTTCGCATCTGTCCACAAGTAAGCCCCGGCCACCAGGTGCCCGGGGCTTACCTCAACGCCTCACACACGTCACCGCACGGGGTGTCCGGCCCCTCGCAGCGCGTCCTTCACCTCGCCGATCCGCAGATCCCCGAAGTGGAAGACCGAAGCCGCCAGCACCGCGTCCGCCCCCGCCTCGATGGCCGGAGCGAAGTCGGCGAGCCTGCCCGCGCCGCCGGAGGCGATCACCGGAACCGTCACGTGCTTGCGGACGGCGGCGATCATCTCCAGGTCGTAGCCGTCCTTCGTGCCGTCCGCGTCCATCGAGTTGAGCAGGATCTCGCCCGCGCCCAGCTCGGCGGCCCGGTGCGCCCACTCGACGGCGTCGATGCCGGTGCCCTTGCGGCCGCCGTGGGTGGTGACCTCGAAGGTGCCCTCGGGAGTGCGCCGCGCGTCCACCGACAGCACCAGGACCTGGCGCCCGAACCGCTCCGCGATCTCCTTGATCAGCTCGGGGCGCGTGATGGCGGCCGTGTTGACGCCCACCTTGTCCGCGCCGGCCCGCAGCAGCTTGTCCACGTCCTCGGCGGTGCGCACGCCGCCGCCGACGGTCAGCGGGATGAAGACCTGCTCGGCGGTGCGGCGCACCACGTCGTAGGTGGTCTCGCGGTTGCCCGACGAGGCGGTGATGTCCAGGAACGTCAGCTCGTCGGCGCCCTCGGCGTCGTACACCTTGGCCATCTCGACGGGGTCGCCCGCGTCGCGCAGGTTCTGGAAGTTGACGCCC
Above is a window of Streptomyces sp. NBC_00490 DNA encoding:
- a CDS encoding MFS transporter; protein product: MPATLISAPDVTPRPAHRDGNVLRWLAAYTSSMVGDSVYYIALSWAAVQAGSPSQAGLVMSASALPRAVLMLGGGVIADRFGPRRVVIGSDVVRCAAVLAVAALLFLTSPGLWPLAALALVFGAVDAVFVPAVGALPARVTSRDQLARVQGMRGLGIRFASVVGAPLGGLGVAVGGSAAAFALAGLLIAVSVPLLLSVRIREVPADDGTPGTRGTAWSDLTAGLRYIRGHRVLAPLMLAIALGDLGFVGPLNVGLTLLADERGWGAAGMGWILAGFGVGAGAAALLLTVRGRLPHAGRVAAGTIIAGSVAIGALAQAPGIGVAVGTALLIGLLAGLSGAMCGALLQTQSDPAYLGRVTAVASLMSLGFAPLSMPLSAAAIGTWGTGPVFAVSAAVCGLGGVVALCARDLRRAELPK
- the hisF gene encoding imidazole glycerol phosphate synthase subunit HisF, whose product is MTLAVRVIPCLDVDNGRVVKGVNFQNLRDAGDPVEMAKVYDAEGADELTFLDITASSGNRETTYDVVRRTAEQVFIPLTVGGGVRTAEDVDKLLRAGADKVGVNTAAITRPELIKEIAERFGRQVLVLSVDARRTPEGTFEVTTHGGRKGTGIDAVEWAHRAAELGAGEILLNSMDADGTKDGYDLEMIAAVRKHVTVPVIASGGAGRLADFAPAIEAGADAVLAASVFHFGDLRIGEVKDALRGAGHPVR
- a CDS encoding ArsR/SmtB family transcription factor translates to MTGKERDRRITDVGTLKALAHPLRMRLYRNLTLARVATASQLAEAVDEAVSLVSYHLRKLAEHGLIEEARPQSADGRERWWQPASDGVSIRDEDFRDAPEEAAAHTAASRLFAEQRMDMYRRWLDERAHWSHEWNRAAESSEAALRLTADELAELNKEMLALLHQFDERGRAADAAGDTEGRENVAVHTYAFPFRA